The nucleotide sequence AGTTTCTGTCTCATTGATAGAAGCAATCAAGCTGATTTTACCATCAGTCATGATCAATTCAGGGATACACATAAAGAATGCAAAAACAGATAGTAATGCCCCCGTGAGCGGATTAACATTTAATTTTTGTTCATCTCGTTCAATTGACGTTAATTCATAAGCAAACACAATGGCAAAGTAAATAGATAAAATCCCCATCGTCATTGTATTGACGATCATGTACAAGTCACTAACTTTGAAAAAAGTTGCATTAAAAAATCCTTCTAAAAATGGGAACGGTAATGGCAAAATATTTAAAACCAAAAACATCGAGCCTACAATCGTGAAAGGAATAGAAGCCATCCCCGCTGCCATGACAGCCCGAACGATTTTAAGTTGCGCAATTTTCCCCATAGGTCCCATCAGGTATTTCTGCAAAAAATCAAACATTAGTTATTCTCCTTTCCTAAATATAACGCTTTTTCATATTGTTTAATACGGATATACTGTTGGTCTTGGTTGAGTGAAATTTTCTTTAAACGATACTGTATAAATGCACTGGCAAAAATACCGCTTACAACAAGAATGAAAACAAATAACTGTCCTCCATTGTTATTTGCCATAAAAGGATACAAGAATGTAAATCCTGAGGTAAACAACACTGGAATCACTAATAAATTAAAGACACTCTGGAACAAAAAATACCACTTTGTCCATGGAACGTTCGTTTGGTGTTTTCGATAAAGCTTTACTTGTTCTCCTACTGCAGGCAAAATAGCTAAAATCAGAATCATCGGTAAACTACTTCCTAAACTTTTAGCTGATAGAAGCAGAATCATCCATTGCATGTTCATGAAAAAGAAAAAGGCAGTCAGGTAACGTACGATTAGATAACGATTGAAATACATGTTTTTCAAACTAAGTTGCTTTTTTTCTAATTCGATTTTCCTTTTTACTGTATCCTGCACAATGATCCTTCCTTTCTATTTATTTTTTTGATACAAATAATTCATTTCCTGTGCAACTTCCAATAATGTCATCGTCGTCATCAGATGATCTTGTGCATGGACCATGATAATTTCCATTTCTATTTTTGTCCCGCTGGCATATTCTTTCAGAAGTTGAGTTTGTGACTGATGCGCATGAAGAATCTCTTCATTTGCTTGTCGCAACTTCTCTTCTACTTCTTCAAACATCTCTTTACGCATCGAGCGAAATGCTTCATGTATCAGTGTCCGTGCATTTCCGCTATGGAAAATGATATCAAAAGAAGTCACTTGTAGTGTTTCACTGTTTATTTTTTCAGCCATCTGTTTTCCTCCTTATTCGATCAGTTTGATAAATTTACTGCTGAAATTCTCAAAAATAGGTTCAGCTAAGATTTCCTGCTGTACTTTTAGCTGGTCAACTAACCTAATGATTGCTTTAGTCACGACCGTAATTCCTTCATTTTCGACATAAGAAGGCGAAACTAAAAAAACAAAATGAATTTCTTGATATTGATCCCACTGCATCCCAGAAGGAATCAATGCAACGGCTACCTTTGTTTCGATTCCAACTGGAACAGCGGGATGTGGGACTGCCACTGTATCACTGAATATGATTTGTCCCATATTTTCACGTTGCTGGATCTGCTTTCGCATTTCTCTTATATATCCTTCTTCTTCATTTATGCTCAGCTTTTGCAGCAAATCATGAAGAATTTCTTCCTTTTTCGGTTCGTACGTATAAGTCTTGAAAAATTTTTCAGACAACTGTTCGGTGTAAATCTGCTTTTTTTGCTGTAGAGAAAATGCTGGTATCGGTCTATCTGAGGAATGATAGGGTATAGATTCTCCAACTACCTTTCGTATTTTACGAACATCATCTTCATTCAAAAAAATACTGACATGTAAAACTGGAATTTTGAAAAACATTGTCGAAAGATCAATAGAAGAAATAATCAGGTCGATTCCTTTTAAAGTTGTTTCATTGATCTCATAATAGCCTTTTACACTTACCACTGTAATATTTTTACCGAATTCACTGACTACGCGATTCTTTAATAGTTGGGCACTGCCGTAACCCGTTGCACAGATAATCAATGCATGTAGTTTATGCGCAGCTCTTTCTTTTTCCAATGCCGCCATGAGATGCAAAGCCAAATAGGCCCATTCATCTTCATTGATGGTATAGTTTTTCAAAGCCGGCATGTTGCTGAAATGCCTTTTTACTGCGTCAAAGACTTTGGGATTTTCTTTCTTTATCTCCTCAGTCAATGGGTTCTCAATGCGAATACCTCGGCTCAATCGAATCATCATCGGTGACAAATGATCGAGTAGTCCATTGAAAAGCTGGAGATCCTCTACTAATGAAAAATGAAATTCCTGAGACAATCTTTTCAGAACTTTCGCTAATTCCTTTGATAGTTCCTGATCATTTTGATTTTCTTTGTGATTCGACTTAGCCATGAGATGTAATGTCAAATAAGCAATTTCTTCTTCGGGAAACGATACACCTGCGATTACCTCAATACGTTGAACGATCCGCTGCGCCACTTGATACTCTACTCGCTTAGAAACTTCTTGTTCGATGCCTAATTCCTTGATTTCAAACCCTTCTCGGAGCCGTTTGATCCCCAAAGCCAAGTGTAAAGTCAGATTCTGTATGATAAAATCCGAAACTTTTAACTTAGCTTCTCTTGTTTCATCGAGAATGATAATGACTAGCTCTTCAAAACTGATGTCTGGGAAAAAACGGCTTTGCCCTAAATATTCTTTCAATGAATTTCCATAATGGTTTCCAAAAAAAGTATCCATGATAAAATGCCGTCGATTTCTTTCTTCCCCTTCGATCCATGTCCCTTGACCATGCTTAGAAACGATTTTTAGTGAATATGGAATCAATCGCTCCTTGATTTCTTGCATGTCCTTTGTCAAACTGGAACGACTGATATAAAGCTCTTCTGCCAAATCATCCATAAAAAGAATGGCATCTTCCAAAAGCAATTGGTTCAATATATACTTTTGTCGATCTTCGGACTCATAAAATCCTTGCGGTTCTCTAGCATATCCAGGTACTATTTCTTGCCGACTCAAAAACAAGTCAAATGTCAGTCTTTGTAAAATATGCAGTTGGTAGCCATAACCTGGTTTAGCAATGATCTTACCTCCGTTTTTTTCTACTAACTCTTTGATCCGCTGCAAGTAATTACGGATTGTCCGATCAGATAATAACAATTCAGAAGCTAAACGTTGACTGGTGACATACTCCTTCTTGTGATCAATCAAATATCTCAACAGCAATTTTTCCTTCTGTTTCATTATCATCCACTCCTATTCCATCATATGTTCTCTTCGATCACCTCTGCTAACTTCTGGATGCCTGTAGGGATTGGGACATACGCTTGGAAAGGGATACTAACAACAGGCTTTCCAACAGATTCTCCTAATTTTTTGAATTTATCCAAAAACATCGTCGTTTGCGGGCTGATCAGAAATAAATCAAAATCACTATTCTTAATCATATTATCGCCTTCTGTAGCTGAAACTGCATCTACGAGTACCTCTTCTCTTTTTTGCTTAAAGAAATCCGTTGTCTTTGAGGCCATCATCGAGGATGACATTCCTGCCGCACAAATAATCAATGCTTTTTTCATAAATCAATCACTCCTTTTATTTTTATAAACCAAGCATATCTTGTAAGCGTTTTCTATTCAAAATATATATTTCCGTAGCATTGCGGAAAAAATGTGTATCATATCTTGAATAATAATTTCTGGCACCGTGATATACTAGTGATAGAATTTTTTCAGGAGGGGATTTAGTGAGTATCACAGTGAATATTTTGTATACAAGTACAAATGGACAAGCCAGAAAATTTGCAGAAGAAATGGTCGAAAGAAACATTGTCAAAGCGATTCGTGCAGAAGAAGGAAACGAGAAATATGACTATTACTTTCCACTAGAAGATCCAGAATCTCTTTTACTGATCGACCGTTGGAAAGATGAAGAAGCAATCGAAAAGCATCACAAATCCGAAATGATGGCTCAAATAAACGAACTCCGTAAAAAGTATAAATTAAAAATGAAAGTCGAACGTTTCACTGATTTACCGTAAAAAGATACACATGGAATGATAGCAATTTATCATCCATGTGTATCTTCACTTTTTCCTTATTTTTTATTCGATCTCATCTAATGATTCAAACCGTGTTTTTCTCTTATTTTTCGGATAAGTATTTCAGTCACCCCAATATACATGATTCCTAAACATACCCCAAGGATATTCTCAAAAATGCGGATCGTTACTGCTCCTGGAACCCCGAATAAACTGGCAGTGATTGCCAAAGCACCAAAAGAATTAAAAACTGTTTTATATCTATAGGTAGAACAAACACCTAAAGCTAGACCACCTAATATACCGACCCAGTTAAAAGGAATAAATTGGCTGATACCAATAAATAAAACACATCCAATCAATGAGCCAATGATTCGGTCTACTGCTCGTTCTTTGAAACCAATCGACATCAATCCATAGCTAGATACAATAGAAGAAAATGCAAACCCTGCCCACATCAATCGCTGAAAAGGGACATACTCTCCTGCAACGATCAAAAGACTAATGCCAAATGCATAGATGAGCATCCAAATTTTTTCCTGCGAATACATGCCTTTCAAAAAAATCTCTTTAAACAAGCTTTTGTCTTTGTTCTTTTCTCGATGTTTTCTGTAAAGGAGAACTGAAAACCAACAAAAAAACAAAAATAATAAGCTACTTGTTTGTGTAAAGAAATTCTTGTTCAACGAATCTTTAGGTAACGAATAAACAATAAAGAGATATGAAAAGCCGTACAAAGAAGCATTCCCCATTTTGGGATCACTAGCGGTTGCCATTAATATGCTGCTTAGTAAAATAAAATGAATCAACATGCCCATAACTGACCATTTGATCAGCTGGACATACGGTGCTACTAATAGTGAGAACATGACGATTGCTAAACCTATGATCGAATGGGAAATCTTATAACCAAAGTCAACAAAACGAATACTCATCAACATACAGAATAAAACCACAGCGTATGGTTTATGCTTCGATTCAAATAATGTTGTAATTATAATGATAAAACAAATGGCAAACAATACGATGAATAATGATCGTAAAAACAATGAACAAATATACATGCACTTTTCTTTTTTAGAAGCTGCTTCTCGTATTTTTTGTTTTAAAATAAACGGATCTAGTTGTAGAGACTGATAAAAATCCACCTGTTGTCGTCCTTTCTTTTTACTTTTATTTTTTACAGTCATCTATGACAGGTTGTAAATACTATGGAACATCATATGGCGTTGTCATTTTCTTGTCAACTATTTTTCCTATTCATGTTTTTATAAAAAAACATATCGTTTTCTTGTATGATTAAATCACCACAAAATAAACAACTGAGAGAACGATATGCTTTATGAATGGTTCTATCAAAAAAATTCTGAGATCAATAGACAAAAATTTGATGATTACAGAGGTCTCTTACGAAACCTTACAGAAGAAAAAAACATTGATCGTTGCTGCAGTTCTCTTCCCTGCTCCATGTGTCTGTAGAAATTGTGGTTCTGCTGTGGTAGATGGAAATAGGAAATTAATGGTGGTGAAAAACAAGAAGAAGGAAACCATTGTCCACTTTGAATAATATAATCATATGCCAATGGTTATACGCCTAAAAAAGCAGCGCTATACCTGTAAAAACTGTCGAAGCCATTGGAACGCTCAAAGTTATTTTATCCGTCCAAGGCACTCGATTTCAAATCATGTCAGACATAAAATCACTTCTTTACTGACTGAAAAAGTGTCGTTATTTTTTATTTCGAAAAGTTGTTAGGTATCTTTGACAACCGTTATTCGCACATTGAAAGAGTTGAGAAGCTATTTACCAAAGTCTTCCAAAAGAATTCTGTCTTGAGTGTTGAGGGTTGTGAATTTCGTTCTCACGTTTCCGTTGAGGATAAACTGAGTTTTATTTCCGCGGATGGCGAGACAGAAAAATTAATCGAGAAAATTTACCTACACAAAAAATTCCTCGATTAACAAACTATTTCCTTAGCTGCACTAATCCTAAAGAAATAGAATTCTTAGTTACAGACATGAACGCCACCTACTTTCAGCTCACCAAACATGTTCTACCAAATGCGAAATTGGTGATTGATCGATTACTTGGTTTTTCCACGCCTTTCAAGGAGGCGTAACCTTTATTCACGAGTTGGTTGAAGCTTTCCGAGACAAAAGACCCGACTTGTTTTTCTCCTTATTGACAAAGAGCCATTAAAACTAGAGAAAAAATTACAACTGATCGCTGATTATTTGTAGAAAGAAAATCAAAGTATTACCCAATAAACTTGAGTCATTAGGCAAAAAACACTGCGAAACTCAAGAATGATTTTCGCAGTGTTTTTGTATATTTTTTATTAACTAGTATTACTACAAAGGTTTATTTTTCACTTCTCAACGCAGCACAAAATTGTCTTTACTTATTTACTGGTTGGGTTCAACCTTCTCTACTCCGATACTAATATTTGTTTGTATACCCCTTCTAAAATCGGTAGTTTCCATTCAATTGATGGGTACTAGTTGATTTTAAAAACTATGCTTATTCAATTTTTTATTTTAGCTCATATATTTCGTTTCTTTCTAAATTTTATACTGATGAAAACAAGTAGCACACCCAATATTGACAATATAAACTGGCTAATGATGGTTTCTCCAGTTTTTGGAAGATGCTTATTTCCACTGCTTGTTGGATTGTTTCCTCTTATATCTGAGCTATCAGCAACTTTTCTATTCTCTTTTGTTAAAAAGATCGCCACTTCTTGTTCTTTTTCGATCTTGAAAGTTACTGGTGTCGCATCCAATTCATACCCCGTTGGCGCTTGAGTTTCTACCAGCTGATATGCTCCTGGTGCTAAGCCATCTATCGCCAGTTTTCCATCTGCTCCTGTGGTTAGACCTGACTGCAGAACGGTTCCATTGGCATCTTGTAACTCAAAAACAGCTCCTTGCAGGACTTCTCCGCTTTGGTCATCGATCTTTGTCAACACGACACCGCCTGGTGTAAGTCGATTTTCTTTCGTCAATTCTACCACCGCTGTCTGACTTCTTTCGATCTCAAACTCGATTGGTGTCGCATCCAATTCATACCCCGTTGGCGCTTGGGTTTCTACCAGCTGATACACTCCTGGTGCTAAGCCGTCAATCGCCAGTTTTCCATCTGCTCCTGTGGTTAGACCTGACTGCAGAACGGTTCCATTGGCATCTTGTAACTCAAAAACAGCTCCTTGCAGGACTTCCCCGCTTTGGTCATCGATCTTTGTCAACACGACACCGCCTGGTGTAAGTCGGTTTGCTTTCGTCAATTCTACCACCGCTGTCTGACTTCTTTCGATCTCAAACTCGATCGGTGTCGCATCTAATTCATACCCCGTTGGCGCTTGAGTTTCTACCAGCTGATATGCTCCTGGTGCTAAACCGTCAATTGCCAGTTTTCCATCTTCTCCTGTAGTTAGACCGGTTTGTAGCGTTTCTCCTTCTCGGTTCTGTAACTCAAAAACAGCTCCTTGCAGGATTTCCCCGCTTTGGTCATCGATCTTTGTCAACACGACACCGCCTGGTGTAAGTCGGTTTTCTTTCGTCAATTCTACCACCGCTGTCTGACTTCTTTCGATCTCAAACTCGATTGGTGTCGCATCTAATTCATACCCTATTGGCGCTTGAGTTTCTACCAGCTGATATGCTCCTGGTGCTAAACCGTCAATTGCCAGTTTTCCATCTTCTCCTGTAGTTAGACCGGTTTGTAGCGTTTCTCCTTCTCGGTTCTGTAACTCAAAAACAGCTCCTGCAGGATTTCCCCGCTTTGGTCATCGATCTTTGTCAACACGACACCGCCTGGTGTAAGTCGGTTTTCTTTCGTTAATTCTACCACCGCTGTCTGACTTCTTTCGATCTCAAACTCGATTGGTGTCGCATCTAATTCATACCCTATTGGCGCTTGAGTTTCTACCAGCTGATATGCTCCTGGTGCTAAACCGTCAATTGCCAGTTTTCCATCTTCTCCTGTAGTTAGACCGGTTTGTAGCGTTTCTCCTTCTCGGTTCTGTAACTCAAAAACAGCTCCTTGCAGGATTTCCCCGCTTTGGTCATCGATCTTTGTCAACACGACACCGCCTGGTGTAAGTCGGTTTTCTTTCGTCAATTCTACCACCGCTGTCTGACTTCTTTCGATCTCAAACTCGATTGGTGTCGCATCTAATTCATACCCTATTGGCGCTTGGGTTTCTACCAGCTGATATGTTCCTGGTGCTAAACCGTCAATTGCCAGTTTTCCATCTTCTCCTGTAGTTAGACCGGTTTGTAGCGTTTCTCCTTCTCGGTTCTGTAACTCAAAAACAGCTCCTTGCAGGATTTCCCCGCTTTGGTCATCGATCTTTGTCAACACGACACCGCCTGGTGTAAGTCGGTTTTCTTTCGTCAATTCTACCACCGCTGTCTGACTTCTTTCGATCTCAAACTCGATTGGTGTCGCATCTAATTCATACCCTATTGGCGCTTGAGTTTCTACCAGCTGATATGCTCCTGGTGCTAAACCGTCAATTGCCAGTTTTCCATCTTCTCCTGTAGTTAAACCGGTTTGTAGCGTTTCTCCTTCTCGGTTCTGTAACTCAAAAACAGCTCCTTGAAGGACTTCACCACTGCCTTCAGCATGTTTAATTAGTTCAACACCACCCGTATCAAGGATGTTTTCAATGGTTAACGTCACTTCTTCTATGGAGTATTCATTTATAAAAACATCATGTACCGTCGCATCTAAAAGATACCCTTCCGGTGCTTCTGTTTCTCGGACTTGATAGCTACCTACAGGAAGCGGTTCACTTAAAAATTCTCCGTTTTCTGCCGTTATACCTTCTTGTATCACTTGTGAATCGCTTGATAAAATTTCAAATTTTGCTCCTGCCAGCCTTTGGCCATTCTCATCAGTTTTAATTACTTTAATACGCCCATCGATTTTCCTTGTTCTTACAGTACTCGTATTCAATCGATTGTCACTATTCACAAGCGTTGCAAAGTTTAAAATTTGATCGCCGACCGCATACGCCTCTACATTGACCTTAAAAGAGAGGGTAAAACTTGTCGGACCACCAATCGTATTATTCGCACTGAAACGAACTATTCCATTATTGACTTCGGCATCAATGAAAGAGGGAATATCTGATAGAAATGACACAAATTCCATGCCTTCTTCCAAAACATCTTCAATAACAAGCGTATTGCTTGTTCCAGAAAACATCGAGACATGCAGAGTATACGTTAGTTCATTTTCATTGAGATTGATAACATTTTTGTCCACACTTTTTCTTAAAGAGATTGCCGGAAGATTACTTTCAGGGATTCTCAAGCGGTAGTCTCGGCTCATTACCTGATTATTGTAGGTCATACTCGCTCGATTCCGAGAAAACCCATCCTCTTGTCTTCCTTCATTGAACAAGTCGACATCGGTCACTTCAAGAGCATATTCAATAAAATACGATTGACCCTCTGCTAGATTACCAAAGTCCACAACAAGTGTATTCGTTTCCTTATTAAAAGATACTTTGTCCACAAATTCCTCGGAAACATAATGAGTTCTAACGTTTGCTTCACCTGGATTCGTTACTTCTGCGATCCGAACCCCACCTGAAATAGGTTCTCTATTTCCAGTGGAACTCCATGTAGTCGGATTCGGTGCCAAAGTTGTTCCTTGCGGTAGTACATCGGTAACCACTACACCGTCTTTTCGTGATCCTTCATAATTTACCTGCAAAATAAATTTATTACTGTTGGTCACGTCTTGCCCGTCAATCAGCAGATTCCCAAGATTTCCTTGGCTGTCGATTTCTCTAGAGCCATAGTATAATTTCGAAAAAATGGGTCTTGATGAAGGAATAGGCGTAATTGAAAATTCCGTGTTTGCTGCTCGCTCAGCATAAGTAAGACTCACTTGAAAGTCATTATTTGGCTCAGTACCGCCTGATTGAAAGAAAGCAACTTCAAACGTGATACTGAATGTATACGACTGAGCGGCTTCATTTAATCCTTCATAATCAAAGGTAAATGGAAAAACAACGTCTGTGCCTTCTTGGTAAAATGCCAGTGGCTTTAAAGGTGAATCATCAGCGACCTCCACTCTAATGAACTCAATTAAGCCAATCGATGCTCTAGGAACTCGTACGACCATCTCCCCATATTCTTCAAGAATATCGCCAGCGCCTCCTTGAATGTATCCCTTTAACGTTTGTGTATGCCTGCTCGGCAAAGTGGGGCGCTCAGCAGAGATGCCGATGTCATAATTCAAGAGCTCCTCTTGTCTTTCAATCTGAGATTCCTGCGTTATAGATGGCTCAGATGATCTGGCTTCATTAAAAGATTCACTTAAGCTTTCTTCTGGTATATTAAAAGATTCACTTGTACTTTCTTCTGGTACATTAAAAGACTCACTTGTGCTTTCTTCTGGTACACTGATTTCTATTGAGACCGTATTTGATTGAATATCACCGCTTCTTGCGGTCAATTCGTATTTACCTGAATGCTGGGAAGAATAAGTAATCAGACGTTCGTAATCATTGAGTTGCTTCACTTCCCCTTCAATCAAATCCTCACTCTTATCAATGACCAATGCATTTAGCAGGTCTGGTGTTCCTCTGACTCGCAACTGGAACTGCTCACCCAAAGCAGCCTCCTCTTGATCAACTTCGATCGTCAGCGAACGCTCTGGCTGTTCTGCTAAAGACTCAGCTAGAACCGTTATGTTCCCAAATTGATTGATCACAATAAGCATAACTAGAAACATACTTAACAGTTTATGAAATTTGTTCCTCACTATTACTCCCCCTTATAATTTTGACTAAACAACAAGGTACCCGATAATTTTCTAAAAAGATTCCCCAACTCAAAATGGCTGCGTTACCTCCCTCGTATTTTCGGTTCAACTCAAGCGTTGCAATGTAAGCTGTAAACAAAGCTAATGATTGCCGATTGTCTTCTGTTGATTGATTCGATAGCTTTGTATGACTTTTAGTTGTCCGTGTGGCTTAACCATAATTATGATTTCACGATTCCTCCTGCCAGTGCCTTGCACAAGCTGGAGCGTAACCCTAATAGTTATTTTGTTAATGTACTTATATACTTTTATACTTTTCCATTAGAAACAATCACTAAATCGTTGATACCAAGGTCAGACTCTAGAATTTCATCAGTGAGTCCCTGTATTGGTTAACCTTCATCAATCCCAAAAAAATATATCAATGCTTAGCATCAAAATGAATATATAGTTTAGAATACTTGGGATTCATCGATAACTGATCGCTTATTTGGCCATATTATTTGGCACTTGGTTCAACTAAACGCATTTAGGATGTTCCTTCATTCTCGTCATGGATGTTCTCAAACCGTCATTACTAATAAACTGTCCACCGAATCGATGGTTCATTTCTTGCATTTTCCACGTCCAATTACTCTTTTTGCTCTTTATTTGGGCGTAGTTTTACTTTCTTAACTTGTATCGTCTTCCATCAACTCCTTAATCATCTTCTTAGCTTTATTGGCTCGGTTTCCTTGTAAAAGGTATCTACAAATAGTGACAATCTGTATTAAATCTTCATCATTTTCTGTAATGTCAATAATTTCTATATTCTGTACCATATATTGCAAAGGGTTTCACTAAGTTCATAACCGAAGCGAATTAAACAACTTTTGTATAGAATAACTACCTTTTCTATTTTTCCATTGGTAATTCTATCTATTAATTGGTTTAATCCTTTTGTTGTAGTTGATTCCACTACCAAGATGATTCTCTCGAATTTTAAAGCTTGAAGATGTATTGCTATTTTTGCTAACTGGCGTATTTGCAACTATTTTTCCCTTCTATTCTTCCTTCATTGATTCCCCTCTAAAATTACTATCCATAAAAAATTGCATAAATGACAATAGTATTTATATTAGTCATACTGCTTTTTAACACAGCAAATTCCAGAAAAACATTCGTTACATATTTGTGAATTTTTCCAAAAAATAACATTTTTATAAAACAACGAAAAATAAATCACTACCAGTCAACTTCTATAATATTACCAAATAACAAACTAACTATCCATCAATAACGTGTTTTATTTTTTAAAATTTCTATAAAAAAATAATCATTCTTAAAAAGAATATATAAAAATAACAATAACCTTTGTGATTTTTCTTGTTTGAAGAATGTTAGAAGAAAAATCTCTAAATACTTATAATTATTTTATAAGCAAAAAAATGCTATCGGTAGTATCACCGATAGCTGAGGAAAGTCACAGTAGGGACTATTTGATTAAAAAATATGTTTATTCAATCCATCTATTTATTTTTGCCTTATTAACATATTGTAATAATGTAAGCAACAATGTATTTTAAGTGTAATGCTTTTATGCACCTATTTAATTTATCATTCTCATCTGATACAATCTCACTCATAACAATATGAATTTTTCTTCTCATTAGTCTCAGTTCACCATGAATTATACATAACACCCAATACAATTATTTTTCCATACTTTTTTAAGAGGACAATTACATCGTATATATCGCTAAGAATTGCAACCATTCCATTTTTAAAGACATATTTCCTCTAAAAAACTAAAATTCTATCTATCCACGACTAATAATCCCCCACATTAAACCCGTAATCGAACCAGAAAATTTTTCTTTATAACTAAAACAACCATCATTTTCGAGTTATCTTAAACACATATTTCCTATTTTTTCATTTCTATCCATGCATGATAATATTCAGTTCTGATATTGTTTTCATCCGTATTCGTCAATAGATACTGGCCGATCACTTCTCCTGTTTTCCATCCTTTTTCATACATTCTTTCTCTGATTTCTAAAATATTATTACGTTCCGCATGGTTCATCTCGGATTTCAATAAGAATCGACGATAAACAGCCGTATCTTTTTTCTCCCAAATCACGTCTTGAGTAAATAAATGTACTTCACTAGGGTCGATAAAAAATCCATACATCGTCTGTGAACTGGAAGCTGGCATACTCATCATCCCAAAGCTTGAATAGTTAGGTAGAAATTTTTTGATTTCCACAATATCTTCAAACTCCGTTGAGATCATACAGTCAAAAGGGATCTCTT is from Enterococcus faecium and encodes:
- a CDS encoding MerR family transcriptional regulator, with the protein product MKKMYTIGQVSELFDLPKSTIRYWDEQGLIRSSRQEENDYRLFDIDDIFMLYDIVFYRKLDIPIKQMKNLYGKTLTELYETLDETERRIHKELVVMKQKQKEIRERKKQLKLMIDTNEEEFPVEEIPFDCMISTEFEDIVEIKKFLPNYSSFGMMSMPASSSQTMYGFFIDPSEVHLFTQDVIWEKKDTAVYRRFLLKSEMNHAERNNILEIRERMYEKGWKTGEVIGQYLLTNTDENNIRTEYYHAWIEMKK